From a region of the Fischerella sp. JS2 genome:
- a CDS encoding AarF/ABC1/UbiB kinase family protein has protein sequence MSLQTPIQNNRRYDPNEIASYYRYRPWLAWARALNIIWSFATFIFSLKWDEWQNQVEQNKLKRAAQLRQLLTRLGPTFIKVGQALSTRPDLVRKDFLEELVKLQDQLPAFDNAIAYQLIETELGRPVKEIYSELSPNPVAAASLGQVYRGRLHTGEEVAVKVQRPNLRPVITLDLYLMRWAAGWLAPWLPLNLGHDLRLIVDEFGTKLFEEIDYLNEGRNAEKFATNFRNDPRVKVPAIYWRYTSTRVLTLEWLNGFKLTDTKKVKEAGLDPEAIIEIGVTSGLQQLLEHGFFHADPHPGNLFAMPDGRMGYIDFGMMDQLDETIKETLVDAVVHLVNKDYNDLAKDYVKLGFLTPDTDIRPIVPALEATLGNAIGKNVGDFNFKTITDQFSELMYDYPFRVPAKFALIIRSLVTQEGIALSLNPNFKIVEVAYPYVARRLLTGESPQLRRRLLDVLFKEGKFQWQRLENLIAIARTDENFDVLPTAKLGLQYLLSDEGKYLWRQLILALTEDDRLHTEEVQSLWNLVKDDLKPNRLLDVAIGVLTDLSKQRVAAILPSVTAITAFGVKS, from the coding sequence GTGAGCCTGCAAACCCCTATACAAAATAATCGACGCTACGATCCTAATGAGATCGCTAGTTATTACCGCTATCGTCCTTGGCTAGCTTGGGCACGGGCGCTGAATATCATTTGGTCTTTTGCTACGTTTATATTTAGTCTGAAGTGGGATGAGTGGCAAAATCAAGTTGAACAGAACAAACTAAAACGCGCAGCCCAACTACGTCAGTTACTAACGCGCCTGGGGCCAACTTTTATCAAAGTAGGTCAAGCTTTATCGACAAGACCAGATTTAGTACGTAAAGATTTTTTAGAAGAACTGGTAAAACTACAAGACCAGTTACCAGCGTTTGATAATGCGATCGCCTACCAACTGATTGAAACCGAACTCGGTCGTCCAGTCAAGGAAATATACAGCGAACTGTCACCTAATCCCGTTGCTGCTGCTAGCTTGGGACAAGTCTACCGGGGTCGTTTGCACACTGGTGAAGAAGTAGCGGTAAAAGTACAACGCCCTAACCTACGCCCCGTTATTACCCTTGATCTTTATTTAATGCGGTGGGCGGCAGGTTGGTTAGCCCCTTGGCTACCTCTGAATCTTGGTCACGATCTCAGGTTGATTGTGGATGAGTTTGGCACCAAATTATTTGAGGAAATAGATTATCTCAACGAAGGTCGCAACGCTGAAAAATTTGCTACCAACTTCCGTAACGACCCGCGTGTCAAAGTTCCGGCTATTTACTGGCGCTATACTTCAACCAGAGTTCTGACTCTAGAGTGGCTAAATGGATTTAAGTTAACCGATACTAAAAAAGTCAAGGAAGCTGGCTTAGATCCAGAAGCGATCATCGAAATCGGCGTGACTTCAGGTCTACAACAATTATTAGAACATGGTTTCTTCCATGCTGACCCCCACCCCGGCAATTTATTTGCCATGCCAGATGGCAGAATGGGCTACATTGACTTCGGTATGATGGATCAGCTAGATGAAACCATTAAGGAAACTCTAGTAGATGCGGTTGTACATTTAGTTAACAAAGATTACAACGATCTAGCCAAAGATTATGTCAAGCTAGGATTTTTAACACCAGACACAGATATTCGTCCGATAGTACCAGCCCTAGAAGCAACATTAGGCAATGCGATCGGCAAAAATGTTGGGGACTTTAACTTTAAAACCATCACAGATCAATTCTCAGAATTGATGTATGATTACCCCTTCCGAGTTCCCGCTAAGTTTGCTTTAATTATTCGTTCTTTGGTGACTCAAGAAGGTATTGCCCTCAGCCTCAATCCCAACTTTAAAATTGTGGAAGTAGCTTATCCTTACGTAGCAAGGCGTCTGTTGACAGGCGAATCTCCACAATTACGCCGACGGTTATTAGACGTGCTGTTCAAAGAAGGTAAATTCCAATGGCAACGGTTAGAAAATTTAATCGCGATCGCCCGTACGGATGAGAATTTTGATGTCTTACCTACAGCTAAACTGGGACTACAATATCTCCTATCTGATGAAGGCAAATATCTATGGCGTCAGCTGATATTAGCTCTTACCGAAGATGATCGCCTACATACCGAAGAAGTTCAAAGTTTGTGGAACTTAGTCAAAGATGATTTAAAACCGAATCGATTGTTAGATGTTGCGATCGGAGTTTTGACAGATTTATCCAAACAGAGAGTTGCAGCCATATTACCTTCAGTAACTGCGATCACCGCTTTTGGCGTGAAAAGCTAA
- a CDS encoding ABC transporter permease: MKFWCEAIAITQRILIELLRRRRSLIFWIIFPISILLINGFVLAESMQLSTQEGFAYAAPSTLVGAALFFSCLGGSVATVVSEREQQTLKRLFISPLSGTSYFLGIFLAHSCIGFGQTLIIYTIAAFWGTTFKGSVFLGAIIILMSIIAYVGLGFILGTQLARRTEDVNSLVAAFGVPLLILGGAFFPIRFLPETLLDLAKINPIYHMNQALLAVSTQGDNVQDIASHFQFLSGFTLMMILGGWFSYRRMVMLEKRL; the protein is encoded by the coding sequence ATGAAATTCTGGTGTGAAGCGATCGCTATAACTCAGCGTATTTTAATTGAACTTTTGCGGCGAAGACGCAGTCTAATTTTTTGGATTATTTTCCCTATCTCTATTTTGCTGATTAACGGATTTGTGTTAGCAGAAAGTATGCAGCTATCAACACAAGAGGGTTTTGCATATGCTGCACCTTCAACTTTGGTAGGAGCAGCACTATTTTTTAGTTGTTTGGGTGGTAGTGTCGCCACTGTAGTCTCAGAACGAGAACAGCAAACTCTCAAACGCTTATTTATTTCACCTTTAAGTGGTACATCCTATTTTTTGGGGATTTTTTTAGCTCATAGTTGTATTGGTTTTGGACAAACATTAATTATTTATACTATTGCTGCTTTTTGGGGTACTACGTTTAAAGGTTCTGTATTTTTGGGTGCAATTATTATCTTAATGAGTATTATCGCTTATGTTGGTTTAGGCTTTATTTTAGGTACTCAATTAGCACGCCGTACTGAAGATGTAAATTCTCTAGTAGCTGCTTTTGGTGTACCTTTGTTGATTTTGGGGGGAGCTTTTTTCCCAATTCGTTTTTTACCAGAAACACTACTTGATCTTGCCAAAATAAATCCTATTTATCACATGAATCAAGCTCTTTTAGCAGTATCAACCCAGGGGGATAACGTACAAGATATTGCTTCTCATTTTCAGTTTTTATCAGGGTTTACTTTGATGATGATCTTGGGTGGATGGTTTTCTTATCGAAGGATGGTAATGCTAGAAAAAAGGCTGTGA
- a CDS encoding ABC transporter ATP-binding protein, which produces MLYIEKLNKSFKDRKVLQDLTLYVAPGEIYGLLGANGAGKTTTINIICNLLQADSGIVKVNHQLVSEATKKIIGIAPQENLLYRGLSCEENIKFFAKIYGLNRTERHKQVKATLKAVKLLDRAKSPVETLSGGMQRRLNIAVALVHQPKLVILDEPTTGLDIEARYEIWELIRQLKNQGITILLTTHFLDEAERLCNKIGILKNGQILAEGSLEELRTCIPAKEILVVQTPEAEKAIAQAIACGFTPRRYGNDLAFWLPEHLELKDIIARFDGIHLDSISRQPIRLEHIYLELTQKC; this is translated from the coding sequence ATGTTGTATATAGAAAAGCTCAATAAGTCTTTTAAAGATAGGAAAGTCCTTCAGGATTTAACACTATATGTTGCCCCTGGAGAAATTTATGGTTTACTGGGTGCAAATGGAGCAGGAAAAACTACTACAATCAATATTATTTGTAATTTGTTACAAGCGGATAGTGGTATAGTAAAAGTTAATCATCAGTTAGTTTCAGAAGCAACAAAAAAAATTATAGGTATTGCCCCACAAGAAAATTTATTATACAGAGGTCTTTCTTGTGAAGAAAATATCAAATTTTTTGCCAAAATCTATGGTTTAAACAGAACAGAAAGACACAAACAAGTTAAGGCAACTCTCAAGGCTGTAAAATTATTAGATAGAGCTAAAAGTCCGGTAGAAACCCTCAGTGGGGGAATGCAACGACGGTTAAATATAGCTGTAGCTTTGGTACATCAGCCAAAGTTAGTGATTTTAGATGAGCCAACTACAGGGTTAGATATTGAAGCTAGATATGAGATTTGGGAATTAATTAGACAATTAAAAAATCAAGGAATTACTATTTTATTAACTACTCATTTTTTAGATGAAGCAGAGCGTCTATGTAATAAAATTGGTATTTTAAAAAATGGTCAGATTTTAGCTGAAGGTAGCCTTGAGGAGTTACGTACTTGTATTCCAGCTAAAGAAATTTTAGTGGTGCAAACTCCAGAAGCAGAGAAAGCGATCGCACAAGCAATTGCATGTGGTTTCACACCCCGGCGTTATGGTAATGACTTAGCTTTTTGGCTACCGGAGCATTTAGAATTAAAGGATATTATTGCACGTTTTGATGGCATTCATCTTGATTCTATTTCACGACAGCCAATTAGATTAGAGCATATTTATCTCGAGTTAACACAAAAATGTTAG
- a CDS encoding DUF4912 domain-containing protein, with amino-acid sequence MYQKEKKDNSIVSLALLLTLATTPVAVSVVVSDLALAQSNDVPSFKLPKTVQSGTTVRIDGSSSLYTINQTMKERFEQKFPGTKVEAAANGADVALIALKEGLIDIAAIGRGLTPEEKKRGLEQLRLRREKIAIIVSEENPFQGNLSNRGFARIFRGEVTDWSELGRASGKIRVIDRPPNSDIRESFRSYPAFENAKFETGATAVQLNEDSAVEVVKQLGRDGIGYVLANQVSKLKGVRVLRVSRTLPDNPKYPFSQPLVYVYKKNPGLNVASFLGFVTNAPGQEAIEAARTTEAEAIAAAMTVESPTATTTDNATTSPNTDITSAASVSPTTTDENNLTTADSSTLVAPAQNEQATQENKLLLWSILTVSIVAIAGFLVWFLRRKRPVVRKVTDVTIKSSPPDYSVDVSTPQPTTNVNSATQTTPSELTQDATSVPSEQNTAKHLTPTMAASIAGGAAMVAGSTLVSKWSEKNSETTAENQIDVNDSSSVSVPSADGSRLDLEAPVTVVNTPYPQVSDNFHASNPQATLLQDNTQILSAHHSDVTDHQTPANIDVTKVQAPAAGGEISYSPLPDVWEDATQVQTPLATQPEITEITSTEQTPTVPQETDLELPEITEITSTEQTPTVPQQPETNQAALDSETPPTVVNTAYPPLPDVWEDTPKEQNNTVDSDGKTITEQPQTSEESLNVVADTAEPTVNLTEEVAQATPTADSSVINFHSSEQATPSTGAEIGTWATIYGIGNNQNLSADSPQTNIGDEATPVTTAAAQPKDVESENIIVLTPRTPKWAYVSWQVSDAAKQALRKQGGSQFTLRLYDTTDIDLSYQTPVLVQQYECEETTEDRYVAIPVSDRNYMAEIGYTTADNNWLLLARSEIVRVFSRPEKDFWFIADAELIIHGATEPGSSVTVAGHNIKLKPDGTFHLRIPFTDSLINYVMTATDADGQHAKTIRMHFSQDDPEE; translated from the coding sequence ATGTATCAAAAAGAAAAAAAAGATAACTCAATAGTCAGCTTAGCGTTACTGCTAACATTGGCAACAACCCCAGTAGCGGTTTCTGTTGTAGTGTCAGACTTGGCACTGGCACAATCTAATGATGTTCCGTCTTTTAAGCTACCCAAAACAGTGCAAAGCGGCACTACTGTGCGGATTGATGGCTCGAGTAGCTTGTATACGATTAATCAAACCATGAAAGAACGGTTTGAGCAAAAGTTTCCTGGCACTAAAGTAGAAGCTGCTGCTAATGGTGCGGATGTGGCGTTGATAGCTTTGAAAGAAGGATTAATAGATATAGCAGCAATTGGTCGTGGTTTAACGCCTGAAGAAAAAAAACGCGGTTTAGAACAACTGCGCTTACGTCGAGAAAAGATTGCGATCATAGTTAGTGAAGAGAATCCCTTCCAAGGAAACCTGAGTAACCGGGGATTTGCCAGAATTTTTCGAGGAGAAGTTACAGATTGGTCAGAACTAGGAAGAGCTAGTGGTAAGATTCGGGTTATAGATCGTCCGCCTAATAGCGACATACGCGAGTCTTTTCGCAGCTACCCAGCCTTTGAGAATGCCAAGTTTGAAACTGGTGCAACTGCGGTTCAGCTAAATGAAGATAGCGCTGTCGAAGTTGTCAAACAGTTAGGCAGAGACGGTATTGGCTATGTTTTAGCGAATCAAGTATCGAAACTTAAAGGTGTGCGAGTCCTGAGGGTGAGTCGAACTCTACCAGACAATCCTAAGTATCCTTTTTCCCAACCTTTGGTGTATGTCTACAAGAAAAATCCTGGTCTGAATGTAGCTTCTTTTCTTGGCTTTGTCACAAATGCACCAGGACAGGAGGCTATAGAAGCAGCAAGAACCACAGAAGCAGAAGCGATCGCAGCTGCAATGACAGTTGAGTCTCCAACAGCAACCACAACCGACAACGCTACTACTTCACCCAATACGGATATTACATCTGCTGCGAGTGTCTCACCAACGACAACAGATGAAAATAATCTCACTACTGCTGATAGTTCTACGTTAGTGGCTCCTGCCCAAAACGAGCAAGCAACCCAAGAGAACAAATTGCTTTTGTGGTCAATATTGACGGTATCAATTGTAGCTATTGCCGGATTTTTAGTGTGGTTTTTACGTAGAAAACGACCAGTCGTCAGAAAAGTAACAGACGTTACAATTAAATCTAGTCCACCTGATTATTCTGTAGATGTAAGCACACCACAGCCAACAACGAATGTTAATTCTGCTACGCAAACAACACCTAGTGAACTGACACAAGACGCAACTAGTGTCCCATCTGAGCAAAATACAGCCAAACATTTGACTCCTACTATGGCTGCTAGTATTGCAGGTGGTGCTGCAATGGTTGCAGGAAGCACATTAGTATCAAAATGGTCTGAGAAAAATTCAGAAACCACGGCTGAAAATCAGATAGATGTGAATGATTCATCTTCTGTGTCAGTACCATCAGCTGATGGATCTCGATTAGACTTAGAAGCACCAGTAACAGTTGTTAATACTCCCTATCCGCAAGTGTCGGATAATTTTCATGCATCTAATCCACAAGCAACATTATTACAGGACAATACTCAAATATTATCTGCCCATCACTCAGATGTGACAGATCACCAGACACCAGCAAATATTGATGTTACCAAAGTGCAAGCACCTGCAGCAGGAGGGGAAATTTCATATTCTCCACTACCAGATGTTTGGGAAGATGCAACCCAAGTGCAAACACCGTTAGCAACACAGCCGGAGATTACCGAAATTACATCCACAGAACAAACACCAACTGTTCCCCAAGAAACTGATTTAGAGTTACCTGAGATTACCGAAATTACATCCACAGAACAAACACCAACTGTTCCCCAGCAGCCAGAAACAAATCAAGCAGCTTTGGATTCGGAAACGCCACCGACAGTCGTAAATACTGCATATCCTCCACTGCCAGATGTTTGGGAAGATACACCCAAAGAACAAAATAATACTGTTGACTCAGATGGAAAAACGATCACAGAACAACCACAAACCTCTGAAGAGTCATTAAATGTGGTAGCAGATACAGCCGAACCTACTGTTAATTTAACGGAGGAAGTAGCCCAAGCTACTCCAACAGCAGATTCCTCTGTAATTAACTTCCACTCCTCAGAACAAGCAACTCCATCGACAGGCGCAGAAATTGGTACATGGGCTACTATTTATGGAATTGGAAATAATCAAAACTTAAGTGCTGACTCACCACAAACTAATATTGGGGATGAAGCTACCCCAGTCACCACAGCAGCTGCCCAACCAAAAGATGTAGAGTCAGAAAATATTATTGTTCTCACACCACGTACTCCTAAATGGGCTTATGTTTCTTGGCAAGTGTCTGATGCTGCCAAACAAGCACTGCGAAAACAAGGTGGATCGCAGTTCACACTGCGACTGTATGATACCACTGACATTGACCTGAGTTATCAAACTCCTGTACTTGTGCAGCAGTATGAATGTGAAGAGACAACAGAAGACCGTTATGTAGCAATTCCGGTAAGCGATCGCAATTACATGGCTGAGATTGGTTATACTACAGCAGATAATAACTGGTTATTACTTGCCCGTTCAGAAATTGTTCGTGTTTTCAGTCGTCCAGAAAAAGATTTCTGGTTTATTGCTGATGCAGAGTTAATTATTCATGGGGCGACTGAACCTGGTTCAAGTGTTACTGTTGCTGGTCATAACATTAAACTCAAACCAGATGGTACTTTCCACCTGCGTATTCCCTTTACAGATAGCTTAATTAACTATGTGATGACTGCAACAGATGCTGATGGTCAACATGCTAAAACCATTCGTATGCACTTTTCGCAGGATGATCCCGAAGAATAA
- a CDS encoding precorrin-8X methylmutase has translation MKANGLTIKELTEAVGGGITPRMVRHYHQLGLLPQPMRSHSNYRLYTDTDVIRLQRIVALKQQGFQLNHIRQILEVEPPNNPDANLMLQLQQQYQTVMQQISQLRQTASALEGLLGRDHNCQIMQAEVLAQLKLIEVETKVGLGELEKLWSGLDAQIHAHPEDFHESLKHLLPDLSSRSEIEQDLISQLVLACGDVSLASFIKLSQQAIAKSRDALKLGCEIIADIPTVATALDQTRLVHLGCHVKTLIDNPHVTTAIEAEQAFWQQQKWREKLQQVKKGCIFVVGYAPSVLLSICQAIKQQQIQPALVIGMPIGFSHAPAAKRQLMQTNVGWIVVEGTIGGGLLAATTLNALVESVIEKPDCHCYLSH, from the coding sequence ATGAAAGCAAATGGTTTGACAATCAAAGAACTAACTGAAGCGGTGGGTGGTGGAATTACGCCCCGGATGGTACGACATTACCATCAGTTAGGACTATTACCTCAACCCATGCGATCGCACAGTAATTATCGTCTCTACACAGATACAGATGTCATCCGATTGCAACGGATTGTGGCATTAAAGCAACAAGGTTTTCAACTGAATCATATTCGCCAAATTCTCGAAGTCGAACCACCAAACAATCCCGATGCAAATTTGATGCTGCAACTACAACAGCAATATCAAACTGTGATGCAGCAAATTTCTCAACTGCGACAAACTGCATCTGCATTAGAGGGTTTGTTGGGACGCGATCACAATTGTCAAATTATGCAAGCTGAAGTCCTTGCCCAACTTAAGTTAATCGAAGTAGAAACAAAAGTCGGACTAGGGGAGTTAGAGAAACTCTGGAGTGGTTTAGATGCCCAAATTCATGCTCACCCAGAAGATTTTCATGAATCATTAAAGCATTTGTTACCAGATTTATCGTCTCGTTCTGAGATTGAGCAAGACCTGATTTCTCAACTAGTGTTAGCTTGTGGAGATGTGAGTTTAGCTTCGTTTATCAAGTTGAGTCAGCAAGCGATCGCCAAAAGTCGTGATGCTCTCAAGCTAGGCTGTGAGATTATTGCAGATATTCCTACGGTTGCAACCGCTTTGGATCAAACCCGACTAGTTCATTTGGGATGTCATGTCAAAACCTTAATTGACAATCCTCACGTGACTACTGCTATTGAGGCAGAACAAGCTTTTTGGCAGCAGCAAAAATGGCGAGAAAAGTTACAGCAAGTAAAAAAAGGTTGCATTTTTGTGGTTGGCTATGCACCTTCAGTATTACTGTCTATCTGCCAAGCTATTAAACAACAGCAAATTCAACCAGCATTAGTTATTGGTATGCCTATTGGCTTTAGCCATGCACCTGCTGCAAAACGGCAACTTATGCAAACCAACGTTGGTTGGATTGTGGTTGAGGGAACTATCGGAGGTGGTTTGTTAGCAGCCACTACGCTAAACGCCTTGGTTGAGTCAGTAATTGAGAAACCTGATTGTCATTGTTATCTCAGTCATTAG